From Nymphaea colorata isolate Beijing-Zhang1983 chromosome 6, ASM883128v2, whole genome shotgun sequence, a single genomic window includes:
- the LOC116256803 gene encoding two-on-two hemoglobin-3, translated as MQSLQQKASEWSGVHPSDAFAIDETNLFEALGGIQPFIDLSTNFYNRVYEDDEEWFHSIFANSVKEDAIRNQYEFFVQRMGGPPLYSERKGHPALIGRHRPFPVTHAAAERWLHHMQLALDSVAQIDPDSKVKMMNFFRHTAFFLVAGDELKNQRQGVACKHAASKPSSG; from the exons atgcagtCGTTGCAGCAGAAGGCGTCCGAATGGAGTGGCGTCCACCCGAGCGACGCATTCGCCATCGACGAGACCAACCTGTTCGAGGCGCTCGGAGGCATCCAACCTTTCATTGACCTCTCCACCAACTTCTATAATag GGTTTATGAGGATGATGAGGAGTGGTTCCATTCCATATTTGCTAATTCTGTGAAAGAAGATGCTATCCGTAACCAGTATGAGTTTTTTGTTCAGAGAATGGGAGGCCCTCCACTATATTCCGAAAGAAAAG GTCATCCAGCTCTAATTGGCCGTCACCGGCCATTTCCGGTGACACATGCAGCTGCAGAAAGGTGGCTCCACCACATGCAACTAGCATTAGACAGCGTTGCTCAAATAGATCCAGATTCTAAAGTGAAAATGATGAACTTTTTCAG GCATACGGCCTTCTTTCTTGTGGCTGGGGATGAACTGAAAAACCAAAGGCAAGGAGTCGCTTGTAAACATGCTGCAAGTAAGCCATCTTCTGGTTAA
- the LOC116255793 gene encoding uncharacterized protein LOC116255793: MLGSRGLVGDKWSSRILWFCALGSAVGFYMVALERRAQNMERAMAEYSKELESGGQQSSGGDV; this comes from the exons ATGTTGGGGTCAAGAGGACTCGTTGGTGACAAATGGTCCTCGAGGATCCTCTGGTTCTGTGCCCTTGGGAGCGCAGTAG GATTTTACATGGTTGCTCTAGAGAGACGGGCACAGAACATGGAGCGAGCCATGGCTGAATACTCCAAAGAATTGGAGTCTGGTGGGCAGCAATCGTCGGGAGGGGACGTATAA